In one window of Poriferisphaera corsica DNA:
- a CDS encoding ArnT family glycosyltransferase, whose amino-acid sequence MNDSPIYRFLEPDAPAPLRNLLSLLLILFVCTIPLLMSLSRADSNRTMENITVLSSQETWMRWHGTDHIAAEPDAYLIPTRNSVPRFEKPPLTVWLNLLAYTGLKPGQDMMGEETVAGSPQDIIYRSRLVAVASSLLLLVGVFWIGLNLGDHKFAIIATLATGTMWFFQKQARIGSYDIELAAFSAMSVASLIAAIKPFRPTPKITKTLIFTALSGFFAAAAVMTKGWPLGILWSFVPIITTIILTPKHRLRSTLLLVSAMIVAVAIAAPWFIYALMHYPEAAQTWWGEYKASRQEYQIPVYYFGLLGLVLPWSLFLFGSFFQPYVRAGGLDRRKLLVPWLWFMVLFVILSIPGAKQQRYILPIIPAAGLLIAQLLRWHVSLAANNERDPGGNFMIYPQWIGFVCASIGLFVVQILDYRQIGAVVPKYILGPLPMSLVIVTGPTLVLIAYLGFKEHVAFKKPMKAIYLAAAWMLVASTTIWLAYSASPDRNHPIRVEAERVSEVIGKAPMYVLFNPSETDAINEEFLIYTQRIVPRVSIENIKLFTADLRGKTYMIADEDKINDALMKQFGWKPVLEFKQDKRRVNVLYVKNIASE is encoded by the coding sequence ATGAACGATTCACCCATCTATCGATTCCTTGAGCCCGACGCACCCGCACCGCTGCGAAACCTGCTATCGCTGCTGCTCATCCTTTTTGTTTGCACCATACCGCTGCTCATGTCGCTCTCGCGCGCCGATTCCAATCGCACGATGGAAAATATCACCGTCCTCTCATCGCAAGAAACCTGGATGCGTTGGCATGGCACGGATCACATCGCTGCCGAACCAGATGCGTATCTCATTCCCACACGTAACAGTGTGCCGCGATTTGAGAAACCGCCGCTCACGGTTTGGTTGAATCTCCTTGCATATACAGGACTTAAACCCGGCCAAGATATGATGGGCGAAGAAACAGTGGCGGGATCGCCACAGGACATTATTTATCGCTCGCGGCTTGTCGCGGTTGCATCAAGTCTGCTTTTACTTGTGGGGGTGTTCTGGATCGGGCTAAATCTGGGGGATCATAAATTTGCGATCATTGCCACCCTGGCAACCGGGACGATGTGGTTTTTTCAAAAACAAGCGCGTATCGGTTCTTATGACATCGAATTGGCAGCCTTCTCGGCGATGTCGGTCGCATCATTGATTGCTGCGATCAAACCGTTTCGACCTACACCCAAAATCACAAAAACACTTATTTTCACAGCACTTTCTGGATTTTTTGCTGCCGCTGCGGTCATGACCAAGGGATGGCCGCTGGGGATTCTATGGTCGTTTGTGCCAATTATTACGACGATTATTCTGACGCCGAAACATCGTTTGCGATCGACGTTATTGCTGGTCAGTGCGATGATCGTTGCGGTCGCGATTGCGGCTCCGTGGTTTATTTATGCTTTGATGCATTACCCGGAAGCAGCTCAAACTTGGTGGGGTGAATACAAGGCTTCACGGCAAGAATATCAGATCCCCGTTTATTACTTCGGATTACTTGGGCTTGTGTTGCCGTGGTCGCTGTTCCTGTTCGGCTCGTTTTTCCAGCCATATGTCAGAGCAGGGGGATTGGATCGGCGTAAGTTGTTGGTGCCGTGGCTGTGGTTCATGGTGCTGTTTGTGATCTTGTCGATTCCGGGCGCGAAGCAGCAGCGATATATTTTGCCGATCATTCCGGCTGCGGGTTTGCTCATCGCGCAATTGCTGCGTTGGCACGTATCTCTGGCTGCGAATAACGAGCGCGATCCCGGCGGAAATTTTATGATCTATCCGCAATGGATCGGGTTTGTGTGCGCAAGTATTGGCTTGTTCGTCGTACAGATTCTCGATTACCGGCAGATAGGTGCAGTGGTTCCAAAATATATTCTTGGGCCGCTGCCGATGTCGTTGGTGATTGTGACGGGACCGACGCTGGTTTTGATTGCGTATCTTGGGTTTAAAGAGCATGTGGCGTTCAAGAAGCCGATGAAAGCTATTTATCTTGCTGCGGCATGGATGTTGGTTGCCTCAACGACGATTTGGCTGGCGTACTCGGCTTCACCGGATCGTAATCATCCGATCCGCGTGGAGGCTGAGCGAGTGAGTGAAGTGATTGGCAAAGCACCGATGTATGTGCTGTTTAATCCGAGTGAAACTGATGCGATCAATGAAGAATTTTTGATTTACACACAGCGGATTGTACCTCGTGTTTCGATCGAGAATATCAAACTGTTTACTGCGGACTTAAGGGGTAAAACATACATGATCGCGGATGAGGACAAGATCAATGATGCGCTCATGAAGCAGTTTGGCTGGAAACCAGTATTGGAATTCAAGCAGGACAAGCGGCGCGTGAATGTTCTTTATGTTAAGAATATCGCTAGTGAATAG
- a CDS encoding anthranilate synthase component I family protein, translated as MGMIGAMLENGLLLEMGDGIGLKDVVRGWPAERRLLVLSSGRFDKRWARRCVVATADEGWGFVEDEMRSGEGERGAGRHVWMREGEVAEVLEGNEDDPFSGLRDVMCGEKGPTEQGIWMGYLGYELGRWVEDLPSTGARDRGWEAGVMHRCSGWLVYEMNEDGGGEWYGCGDWKEDLPGWVKDVFECGDDGENRGKEYEVGEFVGDVDRNGHEANVRKALDYIEAGDVFEVNVAQRFSAAFKGGLKGSRGLYLDMLDASPSWYGGYMECLTADRSKRVLVSMSPELFLEVGLDDELKEGGIVTRPIKGTRPASVCPSELADSVKDWAELNMVVDMMRNDLGRVCRYGSVRVLNGREIETHPTVHHGVATIVGRLREECDVADLLRAAMPGGSITGAPKVRAMEIIEELEGARRCAYTGAMGMIGGDQMLLNIAIRTAMIEMDEGGEGLLDYWVGGGIVADSVPREEYEETLDKMAAMKKAVGQESIR; from the coding sequence ATGGGTATGATTGGTGCGATGCTTGAAAATGGTTTGCTACTTGAGATGGGTGATGGGATTGGGCTTAAGGATGTTGTGCGCGGATGGCCTGCTGAGAGGCGGTTGTTGGTTTTGAGTTCTGGGCGTTTTGATAAACGGTGGGCGCGGCGGTGTGTGGTGGCAACGGCGGATGAAGGATGGGGATTTGTAGAGGACGAAATGCGAAGTGGTGAAGGGGAGCGGGGCGCGGGGCGGCATGTGTGGATGCGCGAGGGTGAGGTGGCTGAGGTTTTGGAGGGGAATGAAGATGATCCGTTTTCAGGATTGCGGGATGTGATGTGCGGCGAAAAAGGGCCTACGGAGCAGGGAATTTGGATGGGGTATTTGGGTTATGAATTGGGGCGGTGGGTAGAGGATTTGCCGAGCACGGGGGCGCGGGATCGGGGATGGGAAGCTGGTGTGATGCATCGGTGCAGCGGATGGTTAGTTTATGAGATGAATGAGGATGGTGGTGGCGAGTGGTATGGATGCGGTGATTGGAAGGAGGACTTGCCGGGATGGGTGAAGGATGTGTTTGAATGTGGGGATGATGGAGAAAATCGGGGGAAGGAATATGAAGTTGGCGAGTTTGTGGGTGATGTCGATCGAAATGGTCATGAGGCGAATGTGCGGAAGGCGCTGGATTATATCGAGGCGGGTGATGTATTTGAGGTGAATGTGGCGCAGCGTTTTAGTGCTGCTTTTAAGGGGGGCTTGAAGGGGTCACGGGGTTTGTATCTGGATATGCTGGATGCTTCGCCGAGTTGGTATGGAGGGTATATGGAATGCTTGACGGCGGATAGATCTAAGCGCGTGTTAGTAAGTATGTCGCCTGAGCTTTTCTTGGAGGTCGGTCTGGATGATGAGCTGAAAGAGGGGGGAATAGTGACGAGGCCGATTAAGGGGACGCGGCCCGCGAGTGTTTGTCCGAGTGAGTTGGCGGATAGTGTGAAGGATTGGGCTGAGCTTAATATGGTGGTGGATATGATGCGGAATGATTTGGGGCGGGTGTGCCGCTATGGGAGCGTGCGGGTATTGAACGGGCGGGAGATCGAGACGCATCCAACGGTGCATCATGGGGTGGCAACGATTGTGGGAAGGTTGCGGGAGGAGTGTGATGTGGCGGATCTGCTTCGTGCGGCGATGCCTGGTGGTTCGATTACGGGGGCGCCAAAAGTGCGAGCGATGGAGATTATTGAGGAGCTTGAGGGGGCGAGACGGTGCGCGTATACGGGGGCGATGGGGATGATCGGCGGCGATCAGATGCTGCTGAATATTGCGATCCGGACGGCGATGATCGAGATGGATGAGGGTGGGGAGGGATTATTGGATTATTGGGTTGGTGGTGGGATTGTGGCGGATAGCGTGCCGCGTGAGGAATATGAGGAAACGCTGGATAAGATGGCGGCGATGAAGAAAGCAGTCGGGCAAGAATCGATTCGATAG